One region of Ignavibacteriota bacterium genomic DNA includes:
- a CDS encoding ABC transporter ATP-binding protein, with amino-acid sequence MQIAVRNITKSFHRSRILNDVSFDVSAGEVVGITGRNGSGKSTLLKIIAGLLQPNSGSVEYTRDGVTLPMEVLHEHLGFVAPYLQLFDEFSAEENLAFYADARGLRLSRDDLRARIEGVGLPPGRKDPIRAFSSGMKQRMKLLFATIHNPSFLLLDEPISNLDADGIAAVYAIVSRQRKQGCVIIASNDQSDVDQCDRIVRLG; translated from the coding sequence GTGCAGATCGCGGTTAGGAACATCACAAAGTCATTTCACCGCTCGCGCATCCTGAACGATGTGTCGTTCGATGTGTCCGCCGGGGAAGTGGTCGGCATTACGGGCCGCAACGGGTCGGGGAAGTCCACATTGCTCAAAATTATTGCGGGGCTGTTGCAGCCGAACTCCGGGAGTGTGGAATACACGCGCGACGGTGTGACACTTCCGATGGAGGTCCTGCACGAGCATCTCGGATTCGTGGCCCCGTATCTGCAGTTGTTCGACGAATTCAGCGCTGAGGAGAACCTGGCGTTTTACGCCGATGCGCGCGGACTGCGGCTCTCGCGCGATGATCTACGCGCGCGCATCGAGGGAGTGGGCCTGCCTCCAGGACGCAAGGATCCGATCCGCGCATTTTCCTCCGGCATGAAACAGCGCATGAAGCTGCTCTTCGCGACGATACACAACCCGTCCTTCCTTCTTCTTGACGAACCGATTTCGAATCTTGATGCCGACGGGATAGCCGCCGTGTATGCGATCGTGTCCCGCCAGCGAAAGCAGGGATGTGTGATCATCGCCTCGAACGATCAGTCCGACGTGGACCAGTGCGACCGCATCGTGCGGCTCGGCTGA
- a CDS encoding acyl-CoA thioesterase encodes MTMEDGMESLPRKHTVRASHVEMTELVLPNDTNQLGNLLGGKLMHLMDIAAAIAAARHAGLVCVTASVDQIDFLHPVRLGEVVVLRASVNRVFRTSMEVGVKVFAENIRSGEVRHTNSAYMTFVGLNAEGTPTQSPQVIPETEAESRRFDQALIRRNMRLERRIAMARSGE; translated from the coding sequence ATGACCATGGAGGATGGGATGGAATCATTGCCGCGCAAACATACCGTGCGCGCCTCGCATGTCGAGATGACGGAATTGGTGCTTCCGAATGACACGAATCAGCTCGGCAACCTGCTCGGCGGCAAGTTGATGCACCTGATGGACATCGCGGCCGCCATCGCCGCGGCGCGCCATGCGGGCTTGGTCTGCGTTACGGCCTCCGTCGACCAGATTGATTTCCTGCATCCGGTCCGCCTGGGTGAAGTGGTTGTGTTGCGCGCGTCGGTGAACCGTGTGTTCCGGACCTCGATGGAAGTCGGCGTGAAAGTATTCGCCGAGAACATCCGCAGCGGGGAAGTGCGTCACACGAATTCCGCGTACATGACATTTGTGGGATTAAACGCCGAAGGCACGCCGACGCAGAGTCCGCAGGTCATCCCTGAAACGGAAGCGGAATCACGGCGTTTCGACCAGGCGTTGATACGCCGCAACATGCGGCTCGAGCGGCGCATCGCGATGGCGAGGTCCGGCGAATGA
- the bamD gene encoding outer membrane protein assembly factor BamD, with product MSRTLPIVAAAVLAVCCAACSSTTPADIPTAEQRFRLGMAEYADEDYFDAIQHFEVIRLQYPTSPVADSARFFMGMSRFNREEYILASYEFSQIGQVSSSPALQTEAQYMYARCYVELSPKAALDQTYTMRAIDALQTFIETNPKHPKAADAEKDMLGLINRLAEKEYRTGLLYMKLENARAAEVYFDTVIDKYYSTEYVDDAAAMKIRALISRKQYAAAGDRITQFLEKYPTSPLRDDVAALRADLPAETRSNARPK from the coding sequence ATGTCACGCACCCTTCCTATCGTCGCAGCCGCGGTTCTCGCGGTGTGTTGCGCTGCCTGCAGTTCGACAACACCCGCCGATATCCCCACGGCCGAGCAGCGCTTCCGGCTCGGCATGGCCGAGTATGCCGACGAGGATTATTTCGACGCGATACAGCACTTCGAGGTGATTCGTCTGCAGTATCCCACCAGCCCTGTGGCCGACAGCGCCAGATTCTTCATGGGCATGAGCCGCTTCAATCGTGAGGAGTACATACTTGCCAGCTACGAGTTCAGCCAGATCGGACAGGTGAGTTCCTCACCCGCGCTGCAGACCGAGGCCCAGTACATGTACGCGCGGTGTTATGTGGAACTGTCGCCCAAGGCCGCGCTCGATCAGACCTACACGATGCGCGCGATCGATGCGCTTCAGACCTTTATCGAAACGAATCCGAAGCACCCCAAGGCGGCGGACGCGGAGAAGGACATGCTGGGCCTCATCAACCGCCTCGCCGAGAAAGAGTATCGCACGGGCCTGCTGTACATGAAACTCGAAAACGCGCGCGCGGCCGAAGTGTACTTCGATACGGTGATCGACAAGTATTACAGCACCGAGTACGTCGACGACGCCGCGGCGATGAAAATCCGCGCGCTTATCTCGCGCAAACAATATGCCGCGGCAGGCGACCGCATCACACAGTTTCTGGAGAAGTACCCCACGAGTCCGCTTCGCGACGATGTCGCGGCACTGCGGGCCGACCTGCCCGCCGAAACGCGGAGCAACGCGCGCCCGAAGTGA
- a CDS encoding TPM domain-containing protein, producing the protein MAARLRHIAVALLCFAACAPFPIRAQETPTLTRYVNDFAAVLPSTAADELNARLRAYDEATSSQFVVVVVRDLQGENIEDAALRIAEKNGIGRKGRDNGLLFLVSIDDRKMRFEVGYGLEGALTDALTSSIIRDAVVPRFREGDYAGGISAGMDAAMKAAQGEYTAPERKPARREKKTNVGSIVFFIILIIIVVRAMKKGRGGRGGGIFFLPTPFGGFGSGGGSGWSSGSDFGGFSGGGGSFGGGGSSGDW; encoded by the coding sequence GTGGCCGCGCGCCTGCGTCATATCGCGGTTGCGCTGCTGTGTTTCGCCGCCTGCGCCCCATTTCCGATTCGTGCGCAGGAAACCCCGACGCTGACGCGCTACGTAAACGATTTCGCGGCCGTGCTTCCATCCACAGCGGCCGACGAACTCAACGCCCGCCTGCGCGCCTACGACGAGGCCACATCGAGCCAGTTCGTCGTGGTCGTTGTGCGCGACCTGCAGGGCGAGAACATCGAGGACGCCGCGCTCCGCATTGCGGAGAAGAACGGCATAGGACGCAAAGGGCGCGATAACGGCCTGCTGTTCCTCGTGTCCATCGACGACAGGAAAATGCGCTTCGAGGTCGGCTACGGCCTCGAAGGCGCATTGACCGACGCGCTGACCTCGTCGATCATCCGCGACGCGGTTGTGCCGCGGTTCCGCGAAGGCGATTATGCCGGCGGGATCAGCGCGGGCATGGATGCGGCGATGAAGGCGGCCCAAGGCGAGTACACGGCGCCCGAAAGAAAACCCGCGCGACGAGAGAAAAAGACCAACGTGGGCAGTATTGTCTTCTTCATCATCCTCATCATCATCGTCGTGCGGGCAATGAAAAAAGGCCGCGGCGGACGCGGCGGCGGGATCTTTTTCCTGCCGACACCTTTCGGCGGATTCGGGAGCGGCGGCGGATCCGGCTGGTCGTCCGGCAGCGATTTCGGCGGCTTTTCCGGGGGCGGCGGGAGTTTCGGCGGCGGCGGCTCGAGCGGGGACTGGTGA
- a CDS encoding LemA family protein, translating to MKKYTTLFIGLGIVLVLVIWYINVHNGLVSSQENVTAKWSQVENVYQRRLDLIPNLVETVKGYAKQESSVLTEVTEMRSRVGQMNVSKEILDDPAAFSRFEQAQSQLGGALSRLLAVTENYPDLKSNQNFLALQSQLEGTENRIAVERKRFIEAAQEYNTRIKRIPTSIIASLGGFKEKAYFSATQGADQAPKVSF from the coding sequence ATGAAAAAGTACACAACCCTCTTCATCGGTCTCGGCATCGTCCTGGTACTGGTGATCTGGTACATCAACGTGCACAATGGCCTCGTGTCATCGCAGGAAAACGTGACCGCCAAGTGGAGCCAGGTCGAGAACGTGTACCAACGCCGACTGGACCTTATCCCGAATCTTGTGGAGACCGTCAAGGGGTACGCGAAGCAGGAAAGTTCGGTGCTGACCGAAGTCACCGAGATGCGCTCCCGCGTGGGACAGATGAACGTCTCGAAGGAGATTCTCGACGATCCCGCGGCATTTTCGCGTTTTGAACAGGCGCAGAGCCAGCTTGGCGGCGCGTTGTCGCGCCTGCTCGCGGTGACCGAGAACTATCCCGATCTGAAATCGAATCAGAATTTCCTCGCCCTGCAATCGCAGCTCGAGGGAACCGAGAACCGCATCGCCGTCGAGCGCAAGAGGTTTATCGAGGCCGCCCAGGAATACAACACGCGGATAAAACGCATACCGACCAGCATCATCGCGTCCCTCGGCGGATTCAAGGAGAAGGCCTACTTCTCGGCAACGCAGGGAGCCGACCAGGCACCGAAGGTCTCTTTCTAA
- a CDS encoding NAD-dependent epimerase/dehydratase family protein: MKKNISKILVTGALGQIGSELTAALRQRYGAENVIATDLKEAPQAMRDAGPFHLLDVTNEAEMDALMQKHSIDTVFHLAALLSAVGEKNPMLCWNVNMNGTINVLQLAVKYDMARVIIPSSIAVWGPGTPNCAPQETALKPTTMYGVTKVAGEVLSDYFVRKYNLDVRGLRYPGIISAETFPGGGTTDYAVAIYYDAVKHGAYTCFVREDTKLPMMYMPDCIKATMDLAEADFAALKHHSDFNVGSMSFTARELAASITARVPGFTVTYEPDYRQDIADSWPDCVDDSAARREWGWKPAYDLEAMTDDMLARLREKHASGQI, translated from the coding sequence ATGAAAAAGAACATCTCGAAAATCCTGGTCACCGGCGCGCTTGGACAAATCGGCTCGGAACTGACCGCCGCTCTGCGCCAGCGCTACGGCGCCGAGAACGTCATCGCCACCGATCTCAAGGAGGCGCCGCAGGCGATGCGCGATGCGGGACCCTTCCATCTGCTCGACGTCACCAACGAGGCCGAGATGGACGCCCTCATGCAGAAGCACTCCATCGACACCGTGTTTCATCTCGCGGCGCTGCTCTCGGCGGTGGGCGAGAAGAATCCCATGCTGTGCTGGAACGTCAACATGAACGGCACGATCAACGTGCTGCAACTCGCGGTGAAATACGACATGGCACGTGTCATCATTCCGAGTTCCATCGCCGTGTGGGGACCCGGCACGCCCAACTGCGCGCCGCAGGAGACGGCCCTGAAACCCACGACGATGTACGGCGTGACCAAGGTGGCGGGCGAAGTATTATCGGACTACTTCGTCCGGAAATATAATCTCGATGTGCGCGGCCTGCGCTACCCTGGCATCATTTCGGCGGAGACCTTCCCCGGCGGCGGCACGACGGATTACGCTGTGGCGATCTACTACGATGCCGTCAAACACGGCGCCTACACCTGTTTCGTGCGCGAGGACACAAAACTCCCGATGATGTACATGCCCGATTGCATCAAGGCGACGATGGATCTCGCCGAGGCGGATTTTGCGGCGCTGAAGCATCACTCCGACTTCAATGTCGGATCGATGAGTTTTACGGCGCGTGAACTCGCCGCGTCGATCACCGCGCGCGTGCCCGGTTTCACCGTGACCTACGAACCCGATTACCGCCAGGACATCGCCGATTCGTGGCCCGATTGTGTGGACGACTCAGCCGCCAGGCGCGAATGGGGCTGGAAACCCGCCTACGATCTCGAGGCGATGACCGACGACATGCTGGCCCGGCTCCGTGAAAAACACGCGAGCGGGCAGATCTGA
- the kbl gene encoding glycine C-acetyltransferase, whose translation MYQRTRYDLKQELNTIKASGLYKDERVILSDQKAEITVSYPQGAAPRSVLNFCSNNYLGLANHPVVIDAAHKALDEYGFGLSSVRFICGTQDIHKTLEQRIAAFYELDDAILYSSCFDANGGLFESFLSADDVIITDSLNHASIIDGIRLCKAKRYIYEHGDMQSLEAKLAQAREGVDVWDHTGLGKEPAPARNILIATDGVFSMDGDIAKLAEIVHLANTYDALVMVDESHATGFFGPTGRGAIEYCGVLGQVDIVTSTLGKAMGGALGGFTAARKEIVEILRQRSRPYLFSNSLAPSIVAASIAAFDLVSQSDDLRTRLMSNTRRFRQKMTALGFDITDSVHPIAPILLRKHSPNDAQLAGALSTALYDLGIYVVGFSYPVVPKGQARIRVQISAAHTEEHIDTCISAFETAGRSLGIIP comes from the coding sequence GTGTACCAACGAACCCGTTACGATCTCAAGCAGGAATTAAACACCATAAAGGCCTCCGGCTTGTACAAGGATGAAAGGGTCATCCTGTCGGACCAGAAGGCTGAGATCACCGTCAGTTACCCGCAAGGCGCCGCGCCGCGCAGCGTGCTGAATTTCTGCTCCAATAATTACCTCGGCCTTGCGAATCACCCCGTGGTGATCGACGCTGCGCACAAGGCGCTCGACGAATACGGCTTCGGCCTTTCGTCCGTGCGTTTCATCTGCGGCACGCAGGACATTCACAAGACGCTCGAGCAGCGCATCGCGGCATTCTACGAACTCGACGACGCCATCCTGTACTCCTCGTGTTTCGACGCCAACGGCGGCCTCTTCGAGAGTTTTCTCTCGGCCGACGACGTGATCATCACCGACTCCCTGAATCACGCGAGCATCATCGACGGCATCCGTCTTTGCAAGGCGAAACGTTACATCTACGAACACGGCGACATGCAGTCGCTCGAGGCGAAACTTGCGCAGGCGCGCGAGGGAGTGGACGTGTGGGATCACACCGGCCTGGGCAAGGAGCCGGCGCCGGCGCGCAACATTCTCATCGCGACCGACGGCGTTTTTTCGATGGACGGCGACATCGCCAAGCTTGCGGAGATCGTACATCTCGCCAACACCTACGATGCGCTCGTGATGGTCGATGAATCACACGCCACGGGCTTTTTCGGTCCGACCGGCCGCGGTGCCATCGAGTACTGCGGCGTGCTGGGCCAGGTCGACATCGTGACCTCGACGCTGGGCAAGGCCATGGGCGGCGCTTTGGGAGGTTTCACGGCCGCGCGCAAGGAGATCGTCGAGATTCTGCGCCAGCGTTCGCGTCCCTACCTCTTTTCGAATTCGCTGGCGCCCAGCATCGTGGCCGCATCCATCGCCGCCTTCGATCTTGTGAGCCAGAGCGACGATCTGCGCACGCGCCTCATGTCGAACACGCGCCGTTTCCGGCAGAAGATGACCGCGCTCGGTTTCGACATCACCGACAGCGTGCATCCCATAGCACCGATACTACTGCGCAAACACAGCCCGAACGACGCGCAGCTCGCCGGGGCGCTTTCCACCGCGCTGTACGATCTCGGCATCTACGTCGTCGGATTTTCCTACCCCGTGGTGCCGAAGGGCCAGGCGCGCATCCGCGTGCAGATCTCGGCCGCGCACACCGAGGAACACATCGACACCTGCATCAGCGCCTTCGAGACCGCGGGACGCTCGCTCGGCATCATTCCGTAA
- a CDS encoding aldehyde dehydrogenase family protein, with product MNIANPTPGLNIDEIMDNAQTAALAFQSYTQDEVDAIVEAVYHAGFNARLQLAEMAHQETRIGVVKDKVLKNIIATRYVYEDIRSLRTAGIISENPESGITEIAQPIGPIFCVTPITNPTSTVLFKILIALKTRNPIIIRPHGAAKKCSIEAARICYEAAVEAGAPQHCIQWIKRSSEEETLAFMAHRRTALILATGSVSLVRAAYSSGNPAIGIGPGNVPVYIGRTADFGFAVNQIMRSKTFDNGTICASEQAVVCTEDYADEVRTLFSEAGAYFMTREEIAKVSAIAINHAQRVMNPAVIGQPAGRIAQMAGISIPEGTRVLMAELDEVGLQAPLSLEILAPILAFYTSPDFDSSIDICRKINRYGGLGHTASIFSTHEERIEYFANAMNAGRILVNTPASFGALGGTFNALQPSMTLACGSGGKNITTDNISAKHLMNIQRIARMKEHSCFECAERWALETSMDARTVDAKCSHIHGPVGTCKEITPDPALVS from the coding sequence ATGAACATTGCCAATCCCACGCCGGGACTGAACATCGATGAGATAATGGACAATGCGCAGACCGCGGCGCTGGCCTTCCAGTCGTACACGCAGGACGAAGTAGACGCGATTGTCGAAGCGGTGTATCACGCCGGTTTTAACGCCCGGCTCCAGCTCGCCGAGATGGCGCATCAGGAGACGCGGATCGGAGTGGTGAAGGACAAGGTCCTGAAGAACATCATCGCGACACGATATGTGTACGAGGACATACGCTCCCTGCGGACCGCGGGTATCATTTCTGAAAATCCCGAATCAGGCATCACGGAGATCGCGCAGCCGATAGGTCCGATTTTCTGCGTGACACCGATCACGAATCCGACATCGACGGTTCTCTTTAAAATTCTCATCGCGCTCAAGACGCGCAACCCGATCATCATACGCCCGCACGGCGCAGCCAAAAAGTGCAGCATCGAGGCCGCCCGTATCTGTTACGAGGCGGCGGTGGAGGCGGGCGCGCCGCAGCATTGCATTCAGTGGATCAAACGCTCGTCGGAAGAGGAAACGCTCGCGTTTATGGCGCACCGGCGCACCGCGCTCATTCTTGCCACGGGTTCGGTCAGCCTTGTGCGCGCGGCGTACAGCTCGGGCAATCCGGCGATCGGCATCGGCCCGGGCAATGTTCCCGTGTACATCGGACGCACGGCCGACTTCGGTTTTGCCGTGAACCAGATCATGCGTTCCAAGACGTTCGACAACGGCACCATCTGCGCAAGCGAACAGGCGGTGGTGTGCACCGAGGATTATGCGGACGAGGTCCGCACGCTGTTCTCGGAGGCGGGCGCGTACTTCATGACGCGCGAGGAGATCGCAAAGGTAAGCGCCATCGCGATCAATCACGCGCAGCGTGTCATGAATCCCGCCGTGATCGGACAACCCGCCGGGCGCATCGCGCAAATGGCCGGCATCAGCATTCCCGAAGGCACACGCGTGCTCATGGCCGAACTCGACGAGGTCGGGCTCCAGGCACCGCTTTCACTCGAAATCCTCGCACCGATTCTGGCATTTTACACCTCGCCCGATTTCGACAGCTCGATCGACATCTGCCGCAAGATCAACCGCTACGGCGGACTCGGCCACACCGCCAGCATTTTCTCCACGCACGAGGAACGCATCGAGTACTTCGCAAACGCGATGAACGCGGGGCGCATCCTCGTGAACACCCCCGCCTCGTTCGGTGCGCTTGGAGGCACCTTCAACGCGCTGCAGCCCTCCATGACGCTCGCGTGCGGCAGCGGCGGGAAAAACATCACCACCGACAACATCTCCGCAAAACACCTGATGAATATCCAGCGCATCGCGCGTATGAAGGAGCACTCCTGCTTCGAGTGCGCGGAACGCTGGGCGCTCGAGACGTCGATGGATGCGCGGACGGTGGACGCAAAGTGCAGCCACATTCACGGGCCAGTCGGCACCTGCAAGGAAATCACGCCCGATCCGGCCCTGGTATCCTGA
- a CDS encoding NAD-dependent epimerase/dehydratase family protein → MNSTDELHVIFGTGPLGLSVARALQRRNHRVRLVNRGGQADAPAGAELLAADVFDMNRMDALCSGATTVYQCANPPYHRWPEEFPPLQGVILDAAARAGARLVIADNVYAYGDPDGRPLVEDMPYNAATRKGRTRAMMAEAAMEAHAEGLLPVTIGRGSDFFGPGVLLSAMGERAIAPVLRGKAASLLGDIDLPHTYTFIDDFGEALVRLGEHEDAFGRVWHVPNAPALSSREFMTLLCEEAGQAPRMQRAGRGMMRFFGLFSSGAREMVEMMYEFEKPFVVDSTRFETAFGMRATPLRDAIAATVAWYRARKHA, encoded by the coding sequence ATGAATTCCACCGATGAACTCCATGTGATTTTCGGAACGGGACCTCTGGGTCTCAGTGTAGCGCGCGCCCTGCAGCGGCGGAACCACCGCGTGCGCCTCGTGAATCGCGGCGGCCAGGCCGATGCGCCCGCCGGTGCGGAATTACTCGCGGCGGATGTGTTCGACATGAACCGGATGGACGCGCTGTGCAGCGGCGCCACTACTGTCTATCAATGCGCGAATCCACCCTACCACCGCTGGCCCGAAGAATTTCCTCCCCTGCAGGGAGTGATACTCGACGCCGCCGCCCGTGCCGGTGCGCGGTTGGTGATCGCCGACAACGTGTACGCGTACGGAGATCCCGACGGACGGCCGCTCGTCGAGGACATGCCGTACAACGCCGCGACACGAAAGGGCCGGACCCGCGCCATGATGGCGGAAGCGGCGATGGAGGCGCATGCCGAAGGTCTGCTGCCGGTGACCATCGGTCGCGGCTCCGATTTTTTTGGTCCAGGCGTCCTTCTCTCCGCGATGGGCGAGCGCGCCATCGCGCCGGTGCTGCGTGGCAAAGCCGCATCACTTCTGGGTGACATAGATCTGCCGCACACCTACACCTTTATCGATGATTTCGGCGAGGCGCTCGTGCGCCTTGGGGAACATGAGGACGCTTTCGGCCGGGTCTGGCACGTGCCGAACGCGCCCGCCCTCAGCTCGCGCGAATTCATGACCCTTCTGTGTGAAGAAGCGGGGCAAGCGCCGCGCATGCAACGCGCGGGAAGGGGAATGATGCGTTTCTTCGGACTCTTCTCGTCGGGCGCTCGCGAAATGGTGGAGATGATGTACGAATTCGAGAAACCCTTCGTGGTCGACAGCACGCGCTTCGAGACGGCCTTCGGGATGCGCGCCACACCGCTGCGTGACGCGATCGCGGCCACCGTGGCCTGGTATCGCGCGCGGAAACACGCCTGA
- a CDS encoding MFS transporter translates to MDTPTSEVTPIPRGTRGVLLVTSSAAFTTPFMSSAANIAMPMIGDEFVLDAVSLGWVATAYLLAAAALLLPFGRLADIRGRRGVFLWGLVVHTLTSLLIAVAPTGAVLITLRAVQGAGGAMVFATSVALLVSASPPRDRGRLLGINVAAVYLGLTVGPFAGGLLTHTFGWRSLFLAVAALGVITLVVAPRVLRAEKPQSAGEPFGLAASVLYSSALTALMLGFSFLPAAAGIGCLAAGFAALAVFVSLQARSTRPLLDVGLFRNNRVFALSNAAALINYSATFAVTFLMSLALQYSFGLDPRSTGLALIGQPLMMTVVSPLAGRMSDRIEPRVLASSGMAMLAAGLGALVFIDAHTPLWFIVALLAFIGIGFGLFSSPNTNAVMSSVPRSSYGVASSVLATMRLSGQMLSMGIVILVFATSLGKVRITPDQYPRFLGDARIAFGIFAILSVVGMLASLVRGSVRDTSDS, encoded by the coding sequence ATGGACACGCCGACGAGTGAGGTGACTCCCATACCACGCGGCACGCGCGGGGTGTTGCTCGTCACCTCGTCGGCGGCGTTTACCACCCCGTTCATGAGTTCCGCCGCGAACATCGCGATGCCGATGATCGGCGACGAATTCGTCCTCGACGCCGTGTCGCTCGGCTGGGTCGCGACGGCCTATCTGCTCGCGGCCGCGGCACTGCTGCTGCCGTTCGGGCGGCTGGCCGACATCCGCGGCCGCCGCGGCGTCTTCCTGTGGGGCCTTGTGGTGCACACACTCACCTCGTTGCTCATCGCTGTTGCCCCGACCGGCGCGGTGCTCATAACACTGCGCGCGGTGCAGGGCGCGGGCGGCGCCATGGTGTTCGCCACCAGTGTCGCCCTGCTCGTGTCGGCCTCGCCGCCGCGGGACCGCGGGCGCCTGCTCGGAATCAATGTCGCGGCCGTGTACCTCGGACTTACAGTCGGACCGTTTGCGGGAGGACTCCTGACGCATACTTTCGGATGGAGAAGTCTTTTTCTTGCCGTCGCCGCGCTCGGTGTAATCACACTTGTCGTCGCTCCCCGCGTCCTGCGCGCCGAGAAGCCGCAGTCGGCGGGCGAACCCTTCGGTCTCGCCGCATCCGTGCTGTACAGCTCGGCCCTCACCGCGCTGATGCTGGGCTTCTCGTTCCTGCCCGCGGCGGCGGGCATCGGCTGCCTCGCCGCGGGATTCGCCGCCCTCGCCGTTTTTGTTTCGTTGCAGGCACGCAGCACACGCCCGCTGCTCGATGTCGGACTGTTCCGCAACAACAGGGTGTTCGCACTTTCGAACGCCGCGGCGCTCATCAATTACAGCGCAACTTTCGCCGTCACCTTCCTCATGAGTCTTGCCCTGCAATACAGCTTCGGACTCGATCCCCGCAGCACCGGGCTCGCCCTCATCGGCCAACCGCTGATGATGACGGTCGTTTCACCATTGGCCGGGCGGATGTCGGATCGCATCGAACCGCGCGTGCTCGCTTCGTCGGGCATGGCGATGCTCGCCGCGGGACTCGGCGCGCTCGTCTTTATCGACGCACATACGCCGCTCTGGTTCATCGTCGCGCTGCTGGCTTTTATCGGCATCGGCTTCGGTCTCTTTTCATCGCCCAACACCAACGCGGTGATGAGCTCCGTCCCGCGGAGCAGCTACGGCGTCGCGTCGTCCGTGCTCGCGACTATGCGCCTCAGCGGACAGATGTTGAGCATGGGCATCGTCATTCTCGTTTTCGCCACCTCTCTCGGCAAAGTGCGCATCACGCCCGACCAGTATCCGCGGTTTCTCGGGGATGCGCGCATCGCGTTCGGTATTTTTGCCATTCTGTCAGTGGTCGGAATGCTTGCATCACTCGTGCGCGGCAGCGTAAGAGATACGTCTGATTCGTAG
- a CDS encoding cupin — protein sequence MPTFVSGPTIIESAGNLPKRIEEYFGRVNTGTAALSIARMTSPGGWVEPGQRPEFDEYTIVLAGMLRVEHADGSLEVRAGQAILTSAGEWVRYSTPEDGGAEYIAVCLPAFALETVHRDDDGHADE from the coding sequence ATGCCAACATTTGTATCTGGACCCACCATCATTGAGTCGGCGGGGAATCTTCCGAAACGGATCGAGGAGTACTTCGGCCGCGTGAATACGGGAACCGCGGCGTTGAGCATCGCGCGGATGACGAGTCCGGGCGGCTGGGTGGAGCCCGGACAAAGACCCGAGTTCGACGAGTACACCATCGTCCTTGCAGGCATGCTGCGTGTGGAGCACGCGGACGGGAGTTTGGAAGTGCGCGCGGGCCAGGCGATCCTGACCTCGGCAGGTGAGTGGGTGCGGTACAGCACGCCCGAAGACGGCGGAGCCGAGTACATTGCGGTCTGTCTTCCCGCGTTTGCTCTCGAGACCGTACATAGGGACGACGATGGACACGCCGACGAGTGA